Proteins from a single region of Bartonella sp. M0283:
- the accB gene encoding acetyl-CoA carboxylase biotin carboxyl carrier protein, translating into MATKTTSTVKSTGVNKDLIRDLAEILNDTNLSDIEVEQGDLRIRVSRQLNAGAPVQTVYAPSPAAPAAPAAPAPAESAKEDLTKNAVTSPMVGTAYLAPAPGARPFVEVGQKVSEGQTLIIIEAMKTMNQISSPRAGTVKAILVEDAQPVEFGEPLVVVE; encoded by the coding sequence ATGGCTACAAAAACAACAAGTACCGTCAAAAGCACAGGTGTTAACAAAGATCTCATCCGCGATCTCGCCGAAATACTCAATGATACCAACCTTTCGGATATCGAGGTTGAACAAGGAGACTTGCGCATCCGTGTTTCGCGTCAGTTAAATGCAGGTGCGCCTGTACAAACTGTCTACGCGCCATCTCCTGCAGCACCGGCTGCACCAGCTGCTCCTGCTCCCGCAGAATCGGCAAAAGAAGATTTGACAAAAAATGCCGTAACTTCCCCTATGGTTGGCACCGCTTATTTGGCACCTGCACCTGGGGCTCGTCCATTTGTTGAAGTCGGGCAAAAAGTTTCGGAAGGTCAAACCTTGATTATTATCGAAGCAATGAAAACGATGAACCAGATATCTTCACCCCGTGCAGGCACGGTTAAAGCTATTTTGGTGGAAGATGCGCAACCTGTTGAATTCGGTGAGCCTCTGGTCGTTGTTGAATAA
- a CDS encoding pyridoxal phosphate-dependent aminotransferase: MICLSKRSDVDPFFAMDVLAAANKKLKDGDPVISMAIGQPAASCPMIVREAAKRALKDGHIGYTDSLGLARLREKIAAYYDEYHHLSISPERVAVTTGSSAAFNLAFLTFFDVGERVAITRPGYPAYRHIMKALGLQVVEIDTNGNGLIDVEKLEEVHAHTPLKGILFASPSNPTGASMKPDDLKNIIQFCKTHNITVIADEIYHRLNFTGPDVTALSFSDEVTVINSFSKYYCMTGWRIGWMVLPENAVRTVERISQNLYISAPELSQIAAIAAFDATADLEKIKDSYRINREHLKNYLPLLGLKLLAPMDGAFYAYCDVSKYSNDSTEFARKMLDETNVAATPGVDFDIVEGKRTMRFSYAGAPAEIDEALKRLKNWLL, encoded by the coding sequence ATGATTTGTCTATCGAAAAGAAGTGATGTCGATCCCTTTTTTGCAATGGACGTGCTTGCCGCCGCCAATAAAAAGCTGAAAGACGGTGATCCTGTTATTTCCATGGCAATAGGTCAGCCCGCTGCATCTTGTCCGATGATCGTCAGAGAAGCTGCCAAACGCGCGCTCAAAGATGGCCATATCGGATATACTGATTCGTTAGGGCTTGCACGTTTACGTGAAAAAATTGCCGCCTATTACGATGAATATCATCACCTTTCCATATCGCCTGAGCGGGTAGCTGTTACGACAGGGTCATCTGCCGCATTCAATCTGGCCTTTTTGACATTTTTCGATGTTGGAGAGCGAGTCGCAATAACGCGGCCCGGTTATCCCGCCTATCGTCACATTATGAAGGCGCTCGGGCTTCAGGTCGTCGAAATCGACACAAATGGAAACGGTTTGATCGACGTAGAAAAACTTGAAGAGGTGCATGCACATACGCCGCTTAAAGGTATTTTGTTCGCCTCTCCGAGCAATCCAACGGGGGCATCTATGAAACCGGATGACCTCAAAAACATCATACAATTTTGTAAAACGCACAATATTACAGTGATTGCCGATGAAATTTATCATCGGCTGAACTTTACCGGTCCCGATGTTACAGCATTGTCTTTCAGTGACGAGGTAACCGTTATTAACTCGTTTTCCAAATATTATTGTATGACAGGTTGGCGTATCGGCTGGATGGTATTACCTGAAAATGCAGTAAGAACAGTCGAGCGGATTTCCCAAAATCTCTATATATCGGCTCCCGAACTTTCTCAAATAGCCGCCATCGCGGCGTTCGACGCAACAGCCGATCTGGAAAAGATAAAAGATAGCTATCGTATTAATCGGGAACATTTGAAAAATTACCTACCTTTATTAGGGCTTAAATTGCTGGCGCCCATGGACGGAGCATTTTATGCTTATTGTGATGTATCAAAATATAGCAATGATAGTACAGAATTTGCCCGGAAAATGCTTGACGAAACCAATGTAGCGGCAACTCCCGGCGTGGACTTCGATATTGTGGAAGGAAAACGCACAATGCGCTTTTCCTATGCCGGGGCGCCTGCCGAAATTGACGAAGCATTGAAGCGCCTCAAAAACTGGCTGCTTTAA
- a CDS encoding TIGR02281 family clan AA aspartic protease, whose protein sequence is MKPFWFIISAAALIVILILAFSNFQTAATDKIAYLGYYGIWGLAATSALLGSKIKLTDALRNIAIWCVIIFALMSVYSVRYELQDIAHRLTAGIIPGSPLTRYNENGKTVTLERSANGHFRTRASINGTNLNFTIDTGASAVVLTYDDALAANIDVNKLGFNYSVETANGSTNAAAVIIDRMKVGDIERDNIRALVSQPGALSESLLGMSFLNRLSGYSVRGDRLILAD, encoded by the coding sequence ATGAAACCATTCTGGTTTATTATCTCTGCTGCTGCTTTGATTGTCATTCTTATATTGGCATTCTCTAATTTCCAAACTGCCGCAACCGACAAGATTGCCTATTTGGGTTATTATGGAATTTGGGGTCTTGCAGCAACGTCGGCATTACTCGGTTCCAAGATAAAATTGACCGATGCACTGCGAAATATCGCAATTTGGTGTGTTATCATTTTTGCACTTATGAGCGTTTACAGTGTACGTTACGAATTGCAGGATATAGCACATAGGCTAACAGCCGGAATCATTCCGGGAAGCCCTCTTACCCGTTACAATGAAAATGGCAAAACGGTAACTCTTGAACGCTCGGCAAATGGTCACTTCCGCACGCGTGCTTCGATTAATGGAACAAATTTGAACTTTACGATCGATACCGGCGCTTCCGCAGTGGTTCTTACCTATGACGATGCCCTTGCAGCCAATATTGATGTCAACAAACTGGGATTTAATTATTCGGTCGAAACAGCAAACGGGAGTACAAATGCCGCCGCTGTCATCATTGATCGGATGAAAGTTGGCGATATCGAGCGTGATAATATTCGTGCACTTGTCAGCCAACCTGGCGCCTTGTCTGAAAGTTTGTTGGGAATGAGTTTCCTCAACCGCCTTTCGGGCTATTCAGTGCGTGGCGACCGGCTCATTCTTGCTGATTGA
- the dusA gene encoding tRNA dihydrouridine(20/20a) synthase DusA has product MSIYDGAEKPKFAIAPMLDWTDRHCRYFHRLLTKHSLLYTEMVVADAAIFGDRERLLKFDACEHPVALQLGGSSPDKLAEASKIGEDFGYDEINLNVGCPSDRVQSGAFGACLMVQPDLVGNIVEKMKSAVSIPVTVKCRIGVDEQDVLPALDDLSKAVWQSGADALWVHARKAWLKGLSPKENRDVPPLDYQRVYDLKRENQSHFIGINGGIQSINEAVGHLNHVDGAMLGRSIYHNPSILCEVDNKIYHDDRTPLAESSIIEAMCEYADRHIKGGGRLSHVTRHMIGLFSGRKGAKKWRQILSTEATSQDANSSILRKAFSYIE; this is encoded by the coding sequence ATGTCAATTTATGACGGAGCAGAAAAACCGAAATTCGCGATTGCGCCGATGCTTGATTGGACTGACCGGCATTGCCGTTATTTCCACCGCTTGTTGACGAAGCACTCGTTGCTTTATACGGAAATGGTGGTCGCAGACGCTGCAATTTTCGGTGATAGAGAGCGGCTTTTGAAGTTTGATGCATGTGAACATCCGGTAGCCTTGCAATTGGGTGGCTCCTCGCCGGACAAACTCGCTGAAGCTTCGAAAATTGGTGAAGATTTCGGTTATGACGAAATAAATCTCAATGTTGGTTGCCCCTCGGATAGGGTGCAATCGGGTGCGTTCGGCGCTTGCCTTATGGTGCAACCCGATCTGGTCGGCAACATTGTTGAAAAGATGAAATCTGCGGTCTCTATTCCGGTGACAGTCAAATGTCGTATCGGTGTCGACGAACAGGATGTCCTTCCGGCACTTGATGATTTAAGTAAAGCTGTGTGGCAGAGTGGAGCCGATGCCTTGTGGGTACACGCGCGAAAGGCATGGCTTAAAGGTTTAAGTCCGAAAGAAAATCGTGATGTTCCCCCGCTCGATTATCAGCGTGTCTATGATCTGAAGAGGGAAAACCAGAGTCATTTCATAGGGATAAATGGCGGTATTCAATCAATAAATGAAGCTGTAGGTCATTTGAACCATGTTGACGGAGCAATGCTCGGGCGTTCTATCTATCACAATCCTTCTATTCTTTGCGAGGTTGACAACAAAATCTATCATGATGACCGGACACCATTGGCGGAAAGTTCGATCATTGAGGCAATGTGCGAATATGCCGATCGCCATATTAAAGGCGGTGGCAGGCTTTCACATGTTACGCGTCATATGATAGGCCTCTTTTCCGGTCGTAAAGGTGCAAAAAAATGGCGTCAAATCCTATCGACTGAAGCTACTAGTCAAGACGCGAATTCCTCGATTTTGCGTAAAGCTTTTTCCTATATTGAGTAG
- a CDS encoding M48 family metalloprotease, translating to MKIELQTSRQKLLSFIKRSITLLAHFGLAAILVLAPSMNVAQAQSQSVPIIRDAEIEQLLYDYTTPIFKAAGIKNKIQIIIVNDQSFNAFVDGQRMFVNIGALMQAETPNEIIGVIAHETGHLANGHQQRLREQIKRAQTMAVIGMLLGIGAGVAGATTGNSAAAGAGGGIAAGSNEIAMRTLLNYQRSEEAAADRAAVNYLNATGQSTKGMLITFERFSSALALSGAKVDPYRVSHPLPRERIAALETLAKQSPYYDKKDSPELQLRHDMARAKIAAYTDHFTELRRMFKDNPRGLPARYGEAILAVESGSPKNAVEKVKDLIKDEPKNPYFLELLGDALIKANDPAGAANAYKRSAELDPRGSSLLRVSYGHALLLTNDPKNVPIAITEIRAGIAKEPEFAAGYGYLALAYGRSGQVALADLATADMHYYSGNRMQARIFATRAQQKLARGSAEWLRAQDILNTTQLKK from the coding sequence ATGAAGATAGAGTTGCAGACTTCAAGACAAAAATTGTTGTCTTTTATAAAACGATCAATAACTCTCTTGGCCCATTTCGGTCTCGCTGCCATATTGGTTCTTGCACCATCTATGAATGTTGCGCAAGCTCAATCCCAGTCTGTTCCAATTATCCGTGATGCCGAAATTGAACAATTATTATACGATTATACAACGCCGATTTTTAAAGCCGCGGGCATAAAGAACAAGATACAAATTATTATCGTCAATGACCAAAGTTTCAACGCCTTTGTTGATGGTCAGCGTATGTTCGTCAACATCGGTGCGTTAATGCAAGCCGAAACTCCTAACGAAATTATCGGCGTTATAGCACACGAAACAGGACACTTGGCAAATGGGCACCAGCAACGTTTGCGCGAACAAATAAAGCGCGCTCAAACCATGGCTGTTATTGGTATGTTGTTAGGAATTGGGGCTGGCGTTGCCGGCGCCACCACCGGTAATTCGGCCGCTGCCGGAGCTGGCGGGGGAATAGCTGCCGGAAGTAACGAAATAGCAATGCGTACTCTTCTCAATTATCAACGCAGTGAAGAGGCGGCAGCCGATAGAGCGGCAGTTAATTACCTTAACGCAACGGGCCAGTCGACAAAAGGAATGTTGATAACATTCGAGCGCTTTTCCAGTGCACTCGCTCTATCCGGTGCAAAAGTTGACCCCTATAGAGTGAGCCACCCGTTACCCCGCGAACGTATTGCAGCTCTGGAAACATTAGCCAAACAGAGCCCTTACTATGACAAGAAAGACTCGCCCGAGTTACAACTGCGCCACGACATGGCTCGGGCAAAAATAGCAGCATATACAGATCATTTCACGGAGCTGCGCCGCATGTTCAAAGATAATCCGCGCGGGCTTCCTGCCCGTTACGGCGAAGCAATATTGGCTGTCGAGAGCGGGTCCCCGAAAAATGCCGTTGAAAAAGTAAAAGACCTGATAAAAGACGAACCGAAAAACCCCTATTTTCTTGAATTGTTGGGCGACGCTCTCATTAAAGCAAATGACCCTGCCGGTGCTGCTAACGCTTATAAACGTTCGGCAGAGCTTGACCCGCGCGGTTCCAGTCTTTTGCGTGTAAGCTATGGTCATGCTTTGTTGTTAACAAATGACCCCAAAAACGTTCCGATCGCTATAACTGAAATACGTGCCGGAATCGCCAAAGAGCCGGAATTTGCTGCCGGCTATGGCTATCTTGCACTCGCTTACGGAAGAAGCGGACAAGTCGCACTTGCCGATCTTGCAACAGCCGACATGCATTATTATAGTGGCAATCGTATGCAGGCACGCATTTTTGCAACGCGCGCCCAACAGAAGCTTGCACGCGGGTCGGCCGAGTGGTTGCGCGCCCAAGATATTCTCAATACAACCCAACTAAAAAAATAA
- a CDS encoding DsbA family protein — MQYFIPSFINKRFLFAGMMGIFLSAASLDKGALAVEANSNTTDQIKNALLTDPNFITALADAVKKQTSDDHIREVVKDYLVKNPEVMLEVQEALNNKIEQKTTQNRSSTITEMKDEIFNSSDDGILGNPKGKISLVEFFDYNCGYCKKSYPDIQALIKGDPDLRIVLKDFPVLGDDSVKAHIVARAFMKLMPMKFAAFHSQMMTSEGRANEEKAIKIAVKLGLDEKQLRQTMKDPDIQQVFMKNGKLAYLLDINGTPSYILGNEVLVGAVGENILKKKITLLEQ; from the coding sequence ATGCAATATTTTATACCCTCATTCATCAACAAACGTTTTTTGTTCGCAGGCATGATGGGGATTTTCTTATCAGCGGCCTCTCTGGATAAAGGGGCTTTGGCTGTTGAAGCAAATAGCAATACAACCGATCAAATAAAAAATGCACTTCTCACCGATCCGAATTTTATCACTGCATTGGCGGACGCGGTTAAAAAACAGACTTCAGACGATCATATTCGCGAGGTTGTTAAGGACTATCTCGTAAAAAATCCGGAAGTCATGCTCGAAGTACAGGAAGCGCTCAATAACAAAATCGAGCAAAAGACCACTCAAAATCGTTCTTCGACAATAACCGAGATGAAAGACGAGATATTCAATTCTTCGGATGATGGTATCTTGGGAAACCCGAAAGGCAAAATATCATTAGTCGAATTCTTCGATTATAATTGCGGTTACTGTAAAAAGTCCTATCCTGATATTCAGGCTCTTATAAAGGGTGACCCCGATTTACGTATCGTGCTCAAGGATTTTCCTGTTTTAGGTGATGATTCGGTTAAAGCGCATATTGTTGCACGTGCCTTTATGAAACTGATGCCAATGAAATTCGCGGCATTTCATAGTCAAATGATGACAAGCGAAGGACGTGCCAATGAGGAAAAAGCCATAAAAATTGCTGTAAAACTCGGTCTTGATGAGAAACAATTACGTCAAACCATGAAGGATCCCGATATACAGCAAGTTTTTATGAAAAACGGCAAACTTGCTTACTTGCTCGATATCAATGGCACACCAAGCTATATTTTGGGAAATGAAGTTCTTGTCGGTGCAGTTGGGGAAAATATTCTGAAGAAGAAAATTACATTGCTAGAGCAATAA